ATTACATTTGTTTTCATTATACAATCGTTCCTTTACATGCATAGACAAAGAAAATTGCCCAAATTTGATGATTTTTTATTTCACCTTTCAATACTAAAACAGCCCTTTAGTCACTTTTCTTTTTATCTTTAAATGCTTTGATATATTTTTGCAGAATTTCGCTTGCGGTATCATCCTTATCGGTAAATTGGACACCGACTTCATACTTTCCATCTTCATCTTCGGCAGCATGGACCACTTTCCCATTAATATTGACAAGGTCTTCTTTTAAGCCAATGGTAAGCAACAACCTATCATTTAGATGAACCGGAATACGTGTTTCCAGAAGTATTCCCGATTCCGATACATTTAAAGTTCTGCCAATAGTTTGTGACCCTTCATCATTTTTACCATCAACAAATACATACGACAGATTCAGTGAATTCACTCTAAAGTGTTTTCTTTTGTCTTTGGATTCCATGATTTTTCTCTCTTATTTTAAGTCTATCATTCTGAGGCCATTGTAGCACATTGCTTTGTGAGACCTTTGCAAAACGGCACTTTTTGCCCGATTTCTGCGTCCCCGATGAGCGGGATCTTCGCTTCGCTTCGACAGGCTCAAATTTCAATCCTCGAAATATTCAATATATTCCTGTGGTTGATCCGCCTGAGGCGGATAGCCTTTCTTGAACTCGAACAAAAATTACCATTTTTCAAAGGTCTCTTTGTTAAAGGCGGTTCTTATCTATCCGCCTTGTGCGACAGTCTCTTCCTGTAATCGAATGAAACTTTTTATTTCTGTACTAGTTTTGTCTGGTACTTACTGGCCAACAATGTGGTTACCGATGTACAGGTGGCCATATTTTCAATAATGTTCTTAAAAGTTGATGAAAGACGGTCATGTTCTTGCTGTAGTTTTTTTAGATCAATCGGATTTAACTTTAAATCCTTTGATGCAAAAACAAATGCATTGTGGGGTTCATGTCCCAGGTTAAAGAACGGGATATTGCCGAAGTAATCACCTTTGCCTATGGTTGAAAGCGGGACAAATCCCGTATCGTTTTTACGTGCAATCACCACATTGCCCTTGGTGATGGTAAAGGCTCTCTCTTCATTTTCCCCCTGCTTAATAACCGTTTTTTTATTTTTAACATATTCATTAAAGTAATATTTTTGCATATACAGGTCAATTGTATTGCTGGAAACCTGCTTAAGCCTTTTGTCAAGG
This region of Thermodesulfobacteriota bacterium genomic DNA includes:
- a CDS encoding PilZ domain-containing protein; its protein translation is MESKDKRKHFRVNSLNLSYVFVDGKNDEGSQTIGRTLNVSESGILLETRIPVHLNDRLLLTIGLKEDLVNINGKVVHAAEDEDGKYEVGVQFTDKDDTASEILQKYIKAFKDKKKSD